Proteins encoded together in one Desulfosporosinus meridiei DSM 13257 window:
- a CDS encoding TatD family hydrolase, producing the protein MIWDTHAHIDDPSYAEDFQEVLLRIQSAQISRITNVGYDLPSSERSVRLTEDYNFIYAAIGIHPHNAQDVKVDTWNRLLELAKQPKVLAWGEIGLDYYRDLSPRPIQKEVFIQQIKLANEIGLPIVIHNRDAHQDVLEIVRANPPKYGGVFHCYSGSWEMADILLKLGFYLSFAGPITYKNARHTVEVAKRIPLDRMLVETDSPYLTPEPRRGKRNEPTYVREIVRKLSEIKNLSFEDVAFATMQNAETIFRLKEPSF; encoded by the coding sequence ATGATTTGGGATACACATGCGCATATCGATGATCCCAGCTATGCTGAAGATTTTCAGGAAGTTTTACTTCGAATTCAGTCAGCTCAAATTTCAAGGATAACAAATGTTGGTTATGATTTGCCTTCCTCGGAAAGATCTGTAAGATTAACCGAGGACTACAATTTTATCTACGCAGCGATTGGAATACATCCTCATAACGCTCAAGATGTTAAAGTGGATACCTGGAATAGGCTGTTAGAGCTTGCTAAGCAGCCAAAAGTTCTGGCTTGGGGTGAAATTGGTCTGGATTACTACCGGGATTTATCTCCACGGCCTATTCAAAAAGAGGTATTTATTCAACAGATAAAGCTCGCTAATGAAATTGGGTTGCCGATTGTCATCCATAATCGCGATGCCCACCAGGATGTCTTAGAAATCGTTAGGGCTAATCCTCCAAAGTATGGGGGAGTATTTCACTGTTACTCAGGATCCTGGGAAATGGCGGATATTCTTTTGAAGTTAGGATTTTATTTGTCTTTTGCTGGGCCCATTACGTATAAAAACGCGCGCCATACCGTCGAGGTTGCCAAGCGCATCCCCTTAGATAGAATGTTGGTAGAAACAGATTCCCCCTATTTAACCCCGGAGCCACGCCGGGGAAAACGTAACGAACCCACCTATGTTCGAGAAATTGTGCGGAAATTATCAGAAATAAAAAATTTGAGCTTTGAGGATGTAGCATTTGCAACTATGCAAAATGCGGAAACGATCTTTAGACTAAAAGAACCTTCATTTTAG
- a CDS encoding 3D domain-containing protein: MYSLPITTYSDYWRKTKALSVYFGSLAVLAAGTRYSSLYEADSGKTLKPSVQLVDSISLKSVRTNDFTEGTQTVKKGSESLVKQGLNKPRQISRGFQGLSPQEPSEIDQSASRSLNLQSGDIESRTSKIAIVDMELPFKTEFVESEKIPPGTSQIQVKGENGTRRQVIKTFEIDGQPVDQQIQSFYELKKPKNEVVLRNTQPIPKKKVIIDNSKLEAGKLELDLSKLSIAKTLNVEATAYTFTGNNTATGIKPREGLIAVDPRVIAMGSQVYVEGYGYAIAADTGGNIRGNKIDVFFSTLRQCIDWGRKPVRIHILNTK, translated from the coding sequence ATGTATTCTTTGCCGATTACTACTTATTCCGATTATTGGCGTAAAACAAAGGCATTGAGCGTATACTTTGGGAGTTTAGCAGTATTAGCCGCAGGTACCAGGTATTCATCACTATATGAAGCGGATAGCGGGAAGACGCTTAAACCATCAGTACAATTAGTTGATTCCATAAGTTTAAAAAGTGTAAGAACGAATGACTTCACTGAAGGTACTCAAACAGTTAAAAAAGGTAGTGAGAGTTTAGTTAAGCAAGGATTGAATAAACCTAGGCAAATTAGCCGGGGATTCCAAGGCCTCAGCCCGCAGGAACCTAGTGAAATTGATCAATCGGCATCGCGAAGCTTGAATTTGCAATCAGGTGATATAGAGTCAAGGACGAGTAAAATAGCAATAGTTGATATGGAGTTGCCCTTTAAAACCGAATTTGTTGAATCCGAGAAAATTCCACCGGGAACTAGCCAGATCCAGGTAAAAGGGGAAAATGGCACTAGACGTCAAGTTATCAAGACCTTTGAGATCGATGGACAACCTGTAGATCAGCAAATTCAATCATTCTATGAACTTAAAAAGCCAAAGAATGAAGTCGTTCTCCGAAACACTCAACCCATTCCGAAGAAAAAGGTTATTATTGACAACTCAAAGCTTGAAGCTGGCAAGTTAGAGTTGGATTTGAGTAAGTTGAGTATTGCTAAAACTTTAAACGTTGAAGCAACTGCCTATACATTTACGGGAAATAATACAGCAACAGGTATTAAACCGAGAGAAGGGTTGATTGCAGTCGATCCTAGAGTAATAGCTATGGGAAGCCAGGTTTATGTTGAAGGGTACGGATATGCAATAGCTGCGGATACCGGCGGAAATATTCGTGGCAATAAAATTGATGTCTTTTTCTCAACGCTAAGACAATGTATTGATTGGGGCCGAAAGCCCGTAAGAATACATATTTTAAATACCAAATAA
- a CDS encoding 3D domain-containing protein yields the protein MFQKNPTQVVTLVRKSRIAQIAVALVGILLVAGITVLYNVKTINANIDGKQVCIRTLYGTVGQALEHSSKIEFYPEDIVSPSIDTKVTNGMAVNVQSSVPVNLSVDGQIFNTRTAKETVGEALSELSERYKLEIKDVDEVNVALSESVTDNMDIQVLRSIPIKVSADGKKIDTYIAPRTVADALNKLGITLGAEDRISLALDHMLEPNDQLNVVRVTHPIETVKSEIPYQIVAQPADYPLGLPDRLVSRGSNGLQEQTVRLTLEDGKEVDRQILNQRVVKPPTNQVVSRGTQTTISRGGNTISFKRAYVMKASAYCMPGGRTATGASVGKGIIAVDPRVIPLGKSVYVEGYGYAQALDTGGAIRGERVDLYMDSKQAALSWGVRTVTVYVQ from the coding sequence ATGTTTCAGAAGAATCCAACTCAGGTAGTAACCTTAGTTCGGAAATCTCGTATTGCTCAGATTGCAGTTGCTTTGGTCGGTATCCTACTGGTTGCAGGCATAACGGTTTTATACAATGTGAAGACTATCAATGCCAATATAGATGGGAAACAGGTTTGTATCAGAACTCTTTATGGGACAGTAGGCCAGGCACTTGAGCATTCGTCGAAAATTGAGTTTTATCCAGAAGATATTGTGAGTCCTTCAATAGATACTAAAGTTACCAATGGGATGGCAGTTAATGTACAAAGTAGCGTTCCAGTTAATCTCTCAGTTGATGGTCAGATTTTTAACACCCGAACAGCTAAAGAAACAGTAGGTGAAGCTCTTAGCGAGTTATCAGAACGTTATAAGCTTGAGATCAAAGATGTGGATGAAGTCAATGTTGCATTATCGGAATCAGTAACTGATAACATGGATATCCAAGTATTGAGATCAATCCCTATTAAAGTTAGTGCTGACGGAAAAAAAATAGATACTTATATTGCACCACGAACTGTGGCTGACGCTCTCAACAAGCTTGGTATAACCTTAGGGGCAGAAGATAGAATTTCTTTAGCTCTTGACCATATGTTGGAACCTAATGACCAACTGAATGTGGTTCGGGTTACCCATCCTATTGAGACCGTAAAAAGTGAGATCCCCTATCAAATAGTTGCCCAACCTGCTGATTATCCTCTTGGCTTACCGGATAGACTAGTCAGTCGGGGCTCTAACGGTCTTCAAGAACAGACAGTAAGACTGACACTTGAGGATGGAAAAGAAGTAGATCGTCAAATACTCAACCAACGGGTTGTGAAACCTCCCACAAACCAAGTTGTTTCCCGTGGTACACAGACGACAATTTCGAGGGGGGGTAATACCATTAGCTTTAAACGTGCTTATGTCATGAAAGCGTCTGCCTATTGTATGCCCGGAGGGAGAACTGCTACCGGTGCATCGGTAGGTAAAGGAATTATTGCAGTTGACCCTAGAGTGATTCCTCTAGGAAAGTCAGTTTATGTTGAAGGATATGGTTATGCCCAAGCTCTTGATACCGGAGGAGCAATTCGTGGAGAGCGTGTCGACCTTTATATGGATTCTAAACAAGCTGCTTTATCATGGGGAGTTCGAACCGTCACAGTATATGTTCAATAA
- a CDS encoding N-acetylmuramoyl-L-alanine amidase family protein, with protein sequence MRWPKVIIGTKLAILLVIGVMSTLILSVFWQGSAAVINQFENRYVVMLDPGHGGYDPGAVSSQGVYEKAINLKIAQKVKEMLQPSGIEVFLTREEDLDYVPDGVKGKTTKKQIDLNHRIEMAKEEKADIFVSLHVNATKTGQNSGAETFFHYKSESGKRLAELIQQEMIKINGMNRRVAKPGDFYIIKNTSMPAVIVEVGYLSSAKEQKKLQQTWYQEQLSRAIAKGISNYFDLP encoded by the coding sequence ATGCGATGGCCGAAGGTTATTATTGGAACAAAGCTAGCTATTTTACTTGTTATTGGTGTTATGAGTACACTAATACTCTCGGTATTTTGGCAAGGCTCAGCAGCAGTAATTAATCAATTTGAAAACCGTTATGTAGTAATGCTTGATCCTGGGCACGGAGGGTATGATCCTGGAGCAGTTTCATCTCAAGGTGTCTATGAAAAAGCCATTAATCTTAAGATTGCCCAGAAAGTTAAGGAGATGTTGCAACCAAGTGGTATAGAAGTTTTCCTTACACGGGAGGAAGATCTTGATTATGTTCCGGATGGAGTTAAAGGAAAGACGACCAAGAAGCAAATTGATTTAAATCATCGTATTGAAATGGCAAAAGAAGAGAAGGCGGATATATTTGTAAGCCTACATGTCAATGCAACTAAAACAGGTCAAAATTCCGGTGCAGAAACTTTTTTTCATTATAAATCAGAATCTGGAAAAAGATTGGCGGAATTAATCCAACAAGAAATGATTAAAATAAATGGGATGAATCGTAGGGTTGCAAAACCTGGAGATTTTTATATTATCAAAAATACTAGTATGCCCGCTGTAATTGTAGAGGTAGGTTATCTTTCTAGTGCTAAAGAACAGAAGAAGTTGCAACAGACTTGGTATCAAGAACAACTATCTAGAGCAATTGCCAAAGGTATTTCTAATTATTTTGATCTTCCATAA
- a CDS encoding glycosyl hydrolase family 18 protein: protein MKRFLTLLASSALVLSLSLAGCTNVQPPAAPEAPEQTTQLPEAEAGATRDSVLGPEKRVVMGFYTDQEGPVPSSKESTLKNAKLLDEVAFFWYSFDANGKVIPTGDIDLKLKDQVQKNGSKAYALVHNMKLKGTVGFDENLAHSMLSNPGKRSNLVANLVNLTTKDNWDGISIDIEKTPPGDRDNFSAFVAELKKALQAKDKVLNISIPAKFADYPSDLWSGAYDYAAIGKSADQIILMTYDEHGLGTTQGPVASEGWVDRVIKFAVGKIPKEKIVMGLPVYSFDWGTNKPTMPDYLSYAQTVERAKKHGVEIHTDPNAKVPQFTYTANGIRHEVYFENIASLRAKMDDALKYKLHGVAVWRLGMEDPQIWEQLLKTYGTNKETQEKK from the coding sequence ATGAAACGGTTTCTGACTTTATTAGCGAGTAGTGCCTTGGTTTTAAGCCTTTCTTTGGCGGGATGTACAAATGTTCAACCACCGGCTGCTCCGGAAGCCCCTGAGCAAACAACACAATTGCCGGAAGCCGAAGCAGGAGCAACACGTGATTCTGTATTAGGTCCCGAGAAGCGGGTAGTCATGGGTTTTTATACTGACCAGGAGGGACCTGTGCCCAGCTCAAAAGAATCTACATTAAAAAATGCAAAACTATTGGATGAAGTTGCGTTTTTTTGGTATTCCTTTGATGCAAACGGTAAAGTTATTCCGACTGGAGACATTGATCTGAAGTTAAAAGATCAAGTTCAGAAGAATGGCTCCAAAGCCTATGCCTTAGTGCATAACATGAAATTAAAAGGGACTGTCGGCTTTGATGAGAATTTAGCTCATAGTATGCTATCTAACCCTGGAAAAAGGTCTAACCTAGTTGCCAATTTAGTTAATCTGACAACGAAGGATAATTGGGATGGTATTTCTATTGACATTGAAAAAACCCCGCCCGGAGATCGTGACAATTTCTCGGCCTTTGTTGCAGAACTTAAAAAAGCCTTGCAAGCAAAGGACAAAGTTTTAAACATTTCTATTCCTGCAAAATTTGCAGATTATCCATCTGACCTTTGGTCGGGAGCTTATGATTATGCAGCAATCGGAAAATCTGCTGACCAAATCATTCTTATGACTTATGATGAGCATGGGCTGGGAACAACTCAAGGACCTGTGGCATCGGAAGGATGGGTTGATCGGGTTATTAAATTTGCAGTAGGAAAAATTCCTAAAGAAAAAATTGTAATGGGTCTGCCAGTTTACTCCTTTGACTGGGGAACCAATAAGCCAACAATGCCGGACTATCTGTCTTACGCCCAAACTGTTGAGAGGGCTAAGAAACATGGGGTAGAGATCCATACTGACCCAAATGCTAAAGTCCCGCAATTTACCTACACAGCAAATGGGATTCGTCACGAAGTTTACTTTGAGAATATCGCCAGCTTAAGAGCAAAAATGGATGATGCGCTTAAGTATAAACTACATGGTGTTGCCGTCTGGCGTTTAGGAATGGAAGATCCTCAGATTTGGGAACAGCTTCTGAAAACCTACGGAACGAACAAAGAGACCCAAGAAAAGAAATAA
- the rnmV gene encoding ribonuclease M5, giving the protein MIKELIVVEGKNDAHAVRLALGEVDIIWTDGYGLTRKKLEYIAEMANRQGVIVFTDPDTVGEQIRNRIRRHVPKAKHVYLTRKVATKQGDIGVENAALEEIRRAFAQIRQEQFEIGQFSIDDLILVGLAGTGHAKEYRFELGRKLGIGDCNAKQFLHRLNRFGISRQEFFQVLKEVQHGERR; this is encoded by the coding sequence ATGATAAAGGAACTTATAGTTGTTGAAGGGAAAAATGACGCTCATGCAGTGCGCTTAGCCCTTGGTGAAGTGGATATAATATGGACTGATGGTTATGGGCTTACGAGAAAAAAACTTGAATACATCGCAGAAATGGCCAATCGACAAGGTGTAATTGTATTTACTGACCCAGATACTGTTGGGGAACAGATTCGCAATCGTATTCGTAGGCACGTGCCCAAGGCAAAGCATGTTTACTTAACCAGAAAAGTCGCAACAAAGCAAGGGGATATTGGGGTTGAGAACGCAGCCCTGGAGGAAATTCGACGTGCCTTTGCGCAGATCCGGCAAGAGCAGTTTGAAATTGGTCAGTTTAGTATAGATGATTTAATACTAGTTGGTCTTGCAGGAACCGGGCATGCTAAAGAATATCGCTTCGAACTTGGTCGTAAGTTAGGAATTGGAGATTGTAATGCAAAACAATTTCTCCATCGCTTAAACAGGTTTGGAATTTCTCGACAGGAGTTTTTTCAAGTACTGAAGGAGGTGCAACATGGAGAGCGCCGCTGA